The Ananas comosus cultivar F153 unplaced genomic scaffold, ASM154086v1, whole genome shotgun sequence genome includes a region encoding these proteins:
- the LOC109705792 gene encoding glutelin-2-like codes for MLLLLRRRRAGASCAKTRRGKGEEVEAEVVVAAAAAAAAATDTTHPTSRTTRTDTAYARHHPPLQLPLRLPLRLRPPPSEQRPSSSPVPSPCHPPLQLKHKYPLRLRPPPSEQRPSSSPVPSPCHPPLRAILLSSSLSGSAPSVRAAAAAVSSLAPAAAAPSPTPQRRKW; via the coding sequence ATGTTACTTCTTCTTCGTCGGCGTCGCGCGGGCGCGAGTTGCGCGAAAACTAGGAGAGGCAAAGGGGAAGAGGTAGAAGCAGAGGtggtagtagcagcagcagcagcagcagcagctgctacAGACACCACCCACCCAACCTCACGCACCACACGCACCGACACTGCATACGCACGGCACCATCCTCCTCTCCAGCTCCCTCTCCGGCTCCCTCTCCGGCTCCGCCCCCCTCCGTCCGAGCAGCGGCCATCCTCCTCTCCAGTTCCCTCTCCGTGCCATCCTCCTCTCCAGCTCAAACATAAATACCCTCTCCGGCTCCGCCCCCCTCCGTCCGAGCAGCGGCCATCCTCCTCTCCAGTTCCCTCTCCGTGCCATCCTCCTCTCCGTGCCATCCTCCTCTCCAGCTCCCTCTCCGGCTCCGCCCCCTCCGTCCGAGCAGCAGCCGCTGCAGTGTCTTCGCTCGCTCCCGCTGCAGCGGCCCCGTCCCCCACACCGCAAAGACGGAAGTGGTGA